One genomic segment of Prosthecobacter fusiformis includes these proteins:
- a CDS encoding CorA family divalent cation transporter, whose product MKPDTSILPKLWLLPDSIRNRLGREPGPQRAMFEDGHLLIILHQIPGADEHKRKPALFWRNPDGEWKTNLPGSGLAGLNDHLRSFDTKLTELEEEENRARMATEYHEVLEKLAPVLRTSRGLHRALQQARELVKSERELINMRDQAAGIERNADLLLQDAQFGLNFTVARQAEAQAASARQMASTAHRLNLLAAMFLPLTALASIFGMDFHSGMADTPANFWLVCASGLLLGMVVMGMLGKRH is encoded by the coding sequence ATGAAACCCGATACCAGCATTCTCCCGAAGCTGTGGCTCCTGCCCGATTCCATCCGCAACCGCCTGGGCCGCGAACCGGGGCCACAGCGCGCCATGTTTGAGGATGGGCACCTGCTCATCATCCTCCACCAGATCCCCGGCGCGGATGAGCATAAGCGGAAGCCCGCCCTGTTCTGGCGCAATCCCGATGGGGAATGGAAAACCAACCTGCCCGGCAGCGGACTGGCCGGGCTGAATGATCACCTGCGCAGCTTTGACACCAAACTCACCGAGCTGGAGGAGGAAGAAAACCGCGCGCGCATGGCCACCGAGTACCATGAGGTGCTGGAAAAACTAGCCCCCGTCCTGAGAACCTCCCGTGGACTTCACCGCGCCCTCCAGCAGGCACGTGAACTGGTGAAAAGCGAGCGCGAACTCATCAACATGCGTGACCAAGCCGCCGGCATCGAGCGCAACGCGGACCTGCTTTTGCAGGATGCCCAGTTCGGGTTGAATTTCACCGTCGCCCGTCAGGCGGAGGCTCAGGCCGCCAGCGCCCGGCAGATGGCCTCCACAGCCCACCGGCTGAATTTGCTGGCCGCCATGTTCCTGCCCCTGACCGCACTGGCCAGCATCTTCGGGATGGATTTCCACAGCGGCATGGCAGACACCCCGGCCAACTTTTGGTTAGTCTGCGCCAGCGGCCTCCTGCTGGGCATGGTGGTGATGGGAATGCTGGGGAAACGGCACTGA
- a CDS encoding cryptochrome/photolyase family protein has translation MRHLVIILGDQLDRNSAALDGFDSKQDCVWMAEVARESTKVWVHKARIVTFLAGMRHFAEELKKEGLPVEYRRLDDAQNQGDFIVELEATVKRLKPQKLILVEPGEWQVREDFRQAAKRLKVELDEREDRHFMASHADFEKHAKGRKGLRMEFFYREMRTRHGILMEGGKPVGGEWNFDSENRKSFAKAGPPLHAAPRTFPPDEITQEVMRIVEETFPEHPGSLAEFDWPVTAAEAELALEDFIAHRLAEFGEYQDAMWTREPWLFHSRLSAVMNLKLLDPRRVIAAAEKAYHTGRAPLPAVEGFIRQILGWREYVRAIYWRFMPSYGEMNELQAQQPLPKFYWTGETDMNCLHDAIGQTLRYGYAHHIQRLMVTGLFSLLLGVRPQEVHEWYLAVYVDAVEWVELPNTLGMSQHGDGGIMASKPYIASGKYIQRMSNYCAGCRYDPAQSTGPKACPFTTLYWEFLMRHEERLRKNQRMSMQVRNLARLTETEKEAIFNQAESIRAGLA, from the coding sequence ATGCGCCATCTTGTGATCATCCTTGGAGACCAGCTCGACCGAAATTCGGCCGCGCTGGATGGTTTTGACTCAAAGCAGGACTGTGTATGGATGGCTGAGGTGGCGCGGGAATCCACCAAAGTGTGGGTGCATAAGGCCCGCATCGTCACCTTCCTGGCGGGCATGCGGCACTTCGCGGAGGAATTGAAAAAGGAAGGGCTGCCAGTGGAATATCGCAGACTGGACGACGCCCAAAACCAGGGGGATTTCATCGTGGAACTGGAGGCGACGGTGAAGCGGCTGAAACCGCAAAAACTCATCCTGGTGGAGCCGGGGGAGTGGCAGGTGAGGGAGGATTTCCGCCAGGCGGCGAAGCGGCTGAAGGTGGAGCTGGATGAGCGTGAGGACCGCCACTTCATGGCCTCCCATGCGGATTTTGAAAAACATGCGAAGGGCCGCAAGGGACTGCGCATGGAGTTCTTTTATCGCGAGATGCGTACACGCCATGGCATTCTCATGGAGGGTGGGAAACCGGTGGGTGGTGAGTGGAACTTCGACAGCGAAAACCGGAAGAGTTTTGCCAAAGCCGGGCCGCCTCTGCATGCGGCACCACGGACGTTTCCGCCGGATGAGATCACGCAGGAGGTGATGCGCATCGTGGAGGAGACTTTTCCTGAACATCCTGGCAGCCTTGCGGAGTTTGACTGGCCCGTTACAGCAGCGGAGGCTGAGCTGGCGCTGGAGGATTTCATTGCGCACCGTTTGGCAGAGTTTGGCGAATATCAGGATGCGATGTGGACGCGGGAGCCGTGGCTATTTCATAGCCGACTGAGTGCGGTGATGAATCTGAAACTGCTGGATCCGCGCCGGGTGATTGCAGCGGCGGAAAAGGCGTATCACACTGGCCGCGCACCCTTGCCAGCAGTGGAAGGTTTCATCCGGCAGATCCTCGGCTGGAGGGAGTATGTGCGGGCCATTTACTGGCGCTTCATGCCGAGCTATGGTGAGATGAATGAACTGCAGGCGCAGCAGCCGTTACCCAAGTTTTATTGGACGGGTGAGACGGACATGAACTGCCTGCATGACGCCATTGGCCAGACTCTGCGATACGGTTACGCGCACCACATTCAGCGGCTGATGGTCACGGGTTTATTCTCCTTGTTGTTAGGCGTGAGGCCGCAGGAGGTGCATGAATGGTACCTGGCGGTGTATGTGGATGCGGTGGAGTGGGTGGAACTGCCAAACACCCTGGGCATGTCCCAGCACGGGGATGGCGGGATCATGGCCAGCAAGCCGTACATCGCGTCTGGCAAATACATCCAGCGCATGTCCAATTACTGTGCAGGCTGCCGGTATGATCCTGCTCAGTCCACCGGTCCCAAAGCCTGCCCTTTCACCACTCTTTATTGGGAATTCCTGATGCGGCATGAGGAGCGGCTGAGGAAGAATCAGCGCATGTCCATGCAGGTGCGCAATTTGGCCCGGCTCACGGAAACGGAGAAAGAGGCGATCTTTAATCAGGCGGAGTCCATCCGCGCGGGTCTGGCGTAA
- a CDS encoding SDR family NAD(P)-dependent oxidoreductase, translating into MSTSPRVWFITGCSSGFGHALAEAALLAGDHVIATARRVADLEMLEHIGAGRCHILPLDVTDAGQVAQQVAAAQAVWGRLDVVVNNAGYGLLGAVEECSEEDIRRNFETNFFGALNVIRAALPILRHQKQGHIINISAAAAISNYAGFGIYGAAKAALESLSESLRLEVAAYGIKVTLVQPGPFRTRFIGKGMTHATATETYAGSSGKFAAYLEKVDGKQPGDPERAAALIVKMVQEGQAPLRLPLGKYAVKKVRDVTASRLRELEAWEQAAGETDG; encoded by the coding sequence ATGTCCACCTCTCCCCGCGTCTGGTTCATCACTGGTTGTTCCTCTGGATTTGGTCATGCCCTTGCAGAGGCGGCCTTGCTGGCAGGGGATCACGTCATCGCCACTGCCCGACGGGTGGCGGACCTGGAAATGCTGGAGCACATCGGCGCGGGGCGCTGCCACATCTTGCCGCTGGATGTCACCGATGCTGGTCAAGTCGCCCAGCAGGTGGCGGCTGCCCAGGCGGTGTGGGGGCGGCTGGATGTGGTGGTGAACAATGCAGGATACGGCCTGCTGGGCGCGGTGGAGGAATGTAGCGAGGAGGACATCCGGCGGAATTTTGAGACCAATTTTTTCGGTGCCCTGAACGTGATCCGGGCCGCACTGCCCATCTTGCGTCACCAAAAGCAGGGGCACATCATCAACATCAGTGCAGCGGCAGCCATTTCTAACTATGCGGGCTTTGGCATTTATGGTGCGGCGAAGGCAGCGCTGGAATCTCTGAGCGAGAGCCTGCGGCTGGAGGTGGCGGCGTATGGGATCAAGGTCACGCTGGTGCAGCCGGGACCTTTTCGGACGCGTTTCATTGGCAAAGGCATGACCCATGCGACTGCAACGGAAACCTATGCAGGCAGCAGCGGTAAATTCGCCGCCTATTTAGAGAAGGTGGATGGCAAGCAGCCCGGTGACCCTGAACGCGCCGCTGCTCTCATCGTCAAAATGGTGCAGGAAGGACAAGCCCCACTGCGGCTTCCGCTGGGCAAGTATGCCGTGAAGAAAGTCCGCGATGTCACCGCCTCCCGCTTGCGCGAGCTGGAGGCCTGGGAACAGGCGGCGGGGGAGACGGATGGCTGA
- a CDS encoding DNA-directed RNA polymerase subunit alpha, with amino-acid sequence MSVRLARFEMPNRLVRNEATATDTYAQFSAEPFDKGYGHTIGNSLRRVLLSSLEGAAITSVKIRGAEHEFSTLPGVLEDVVQIVLNLKKVRFKHHSESKEARLLSITVEKDGVVTAGDIKEDNHYEVINKDLVICNLDRKTKFECEFEVRVGRGFSTWEENKRADTPIGVIPIDSIYSPVTRVKYGVENTRVGQNTDYDKLVLDVWTDGRIAPSDALLQAASILRHHLDVFVNYDDKAIEFEAAPEAQTEENSELRKLLNMSVNEIELSVRAANCLNNANITSVGQLAMKTEAEMLRYRNFGKKSLTEIKEKLAELGLSLGMKFDSSLLEPTSGGSSLLARSSMIADDDDEADAAGFASLIDSHLPDGDDDE; translated from the coding sequence ATGTCCGTCCGTCTTGCCCGATTCGAAATGCCGAATCGCCTCGTCCGCAACGAGGCCACCGCCACCGATACTTATGCCCAGTTCAGCGCCGAGCCTTTTGATAAGGGCTACGGTCATACGATTGGCAACTCCCTCCGTCGCGTACTGCTCTCGTCCCTGGAAGGCGCGGCCATCACCTCGGTAAAAATCCGTGGTGCCGAGCACGAATTCAGCACCCTCCCTGGCGTGCTCGAAGACGTGGTCCAGATCGTCCTGAATCTGAAGAAGGTCCGTTTCAAGCACCACAGCGAAAGCAAGGAAGCCCGCCTGCTTTCCATCACCGTTGAAAAAGACGGCGTGGTCACCGCTGGTGACATCAAGGAAGACAACCATTACGAAGTCATCAACAAGGACCTCGTCATCTGCAACCTGGACCGCAAGACCAAGTTCGAGTGCGAATTCGAAGTCCGCGTGGGCCGTGGTTTCTCTACCTGGGAAGAAAACAAGCGCGCTGACACCCCGATCGGTGTTATCCCAATCGACTCCATTTATAGCCCGGTGACCCGCGTTAAATACGGTGTGGAAAACACCCGCGTCGGCCAGAACACCGACTATGACAAGCTGGTGCTGGACGTGTGGACCGACGGACGCATCGCCCCGAGCGACGCCCTGCTCCAGGCTGCCTCCATCCTGCGTCATCACCTGGACGTGTTCGTCAACTATGACGACAAGGCCATCGAATTCGAAGCGGCTCCAGAAGCCCAGACCGAAGAAAACAGCGAGCTGCGCAAGCTGCTGAACATGAGCGTCAACGAGATCGAACTCTCCGTCCGCGCTGCCAACTGCCTGAACAACGCCAACATCACCTCCGTGGGCCAGCTGGCCATGAAGACCGAGGCCGAAATGCTGCGTTACCGCAACTTTGGCAAAAAATCCCTCACCGAAATCAAAGAGAAGCTGGCCGAGCTGGGTCTCTCTCTCGGCATGAAGTTCGATTCATCGCTGCTTGAGCCTACCTCCGGCGGCAGTTCTCTGCTTGCCCGCAGCAGCATGATCGCCGATGACGACGATGAAGCGGATGCCGCAGGCTTCGCCAGCCTCATCGACAGCCACCTGCCAGACGGTGACGACGACGAATAA
- the rplQ gene encoding 50S ribosomal protein L17 produces the protein MKHGRKVPKLQRDASHRKALLANLVCALVEHRRIRTTLAKAKAVRPLAEKMVTLGKRGDLHARRTAISELRQPGTVKKLFEEIAPASKERQGGYTRITKLGQRRSDSAPMAFIEWVDSFVLPSAKVEEAEAEVVSAEAPAAEDAEPKAKRASKKKAEAAAE, from the coding sequence ATGAAACACGGAAGAAAAGTCCCTAAACTCCAGCGCGATGCCTCTCACCGGAAGGCTCTCCTGGCCAACCTCGTGTGCGCCCTTGTGGAGCACCGCCGCATCCGCACCACCCTGGCCAAGGCCAAGGCCGTGCGCCCGCTGGCTGAAAAGATGGTCACCCTCGGCAAGCGTGGCGACCTGCATGCCCGCCGCACCGCCATCTCTGAACTGCGCCAGCCTGGCACGGTGAAGAAGCTGTTCGAAGAAATCGCCCCTGCCTCCAAGGAGCGCCAGGGCGGCTACACCCGCATCACCAAGCTGGGCCAGCGCCGCAGCGATTCCGCCCCGATGGCTTTCATCGAGTGGGTGGACTCCTTCGTGCTGCCAAGCGCCAAGGTGGAAGAAGCGGAAGCCGAAGTGGTCTCCGCTGAAGCCCCGGCTGCTGAAGATGCAGAGCCGAAGGCCAAGCGCGCCTCCAAGAAGAAGGCCGAAGCTGCTGCTGAGTAA
- a CDS encoding AAA family ATPase has translation MLKPAPSQYLHTVRLERGEVPGFSEYPFNIPAVRHLDSLPLHPKVTFFVGENGSGKSTLLEAIAEKLGFSMEGGTKNTNMAMHEYRCALTSKITLSRTHLRPMDGFFLRAESYYNFATLIDELGTWSYGGKSLHEQSHGESFFATMIHRMGGHGIYLFDEPEAALSPQRQMSLLVRMHDLIDDFSQFIIATHSPILMAYPDAWIYQFSEDGIQRIAYEDTDHFQITSRFMRDPKGMIHRLLGTQEDRHAGGAETGGLR, from the coding sequence ATGCTGAAGCCCGCGCCATCCCAGTATCTGCATACCGTCAGGTTGGAGCGCGGGGAGGTACCTGGCTTCAGCGAATACCCTTTTAATATTCCGGCGGTCCGTCACCTGGACTCACTGCCGTTGCATCCGAAGGTGACTTTCTTTGTGGGAGAGAACGGATCCGGCAAATCCACGCTGCTGGAGGCCATCGCCGAAAAGCTGGGCTTTAGCATGGAGGGTGGCACGAAGAATACCAATATGGCGATGCATGAATACCGCTGTGCATTGACCTCCAAGATCACCCTTTCACGCACCCATCTGCGCCCGATGGACGGCTTCTTTTTGCGGGCGGAGAGTTACTACAATTTCGCCACGCTGATCGATGAACTGGGCACCTGGTCCTATGGCGGCAAAAGCCTGCATGAGCAGTCCCATGGTGAGTCATTTTTTGCGACGATGATCCACCGGATGGGTGGTCATGGAATCTATCTTTTTGATGAGCCTGAGGCGGCGCTGTCGCCGCAGCGGCAGATGTCTCTGCTGGTGCGGATGCATGATCTCATTGATGATTTTTCACAGTTCATCATCGCTACGCATTCTCCCATCTTGATGGCCTATCCGGACGCGTGGATCTATCAGTTTAGTGAGGATGGCATCCAGCGCATCGCTTATGAGGACACGGATCATTTTCAGATCACCAGCCGTTTTATGCGAGATCCCAAAGGCATGATCCATCGCTTGTTAGGCACGCAGGAGGATAGGCACGCAGGAGGAGCTGAAACTGGGGGATTGAGATAA
- a CDS encoding 7-carboxy-7-deazaguanine synthase QueE, whose amino-acid sequence MPPLRVSYDDRKMRISEIFYSVQGEGSLTGVPSVFVRTSGCNLRCTWCDTPYASWQPEGPEMTLDAILAEVMKHPARHVVVTGGEPMVAKDIREFLTRLHQAGKHITVETAGTVSPADLHVDLASISPKLANSTPTVEKAGPWAARHEQTRLQPAVLREWLEQAVDYQLKFVISTEADLAEAQAVVANIGLPVPPDKVLLMPEGVSMEAMRSRYDLLVHACLTHGYRLSPRLHIELFGNTRGT is encoded by the coding sequence GTGCCCCCCCTGCGGGTGAGCTATGATGACCGAAAGATGCGCATTTCGGAGATTTTTTATTCGGTTCAGGGAGAAGGCTCGCTCACAGGTGTGCCATCCGTATTCGTGCGCACATCCGGCTGCAATCTGCGCTGCACCTGGTGTGATACCCCGTATGCCTCCTGGCAACCGGAGGGCCCCGAAATGACGCTGGATGCCATCTTGGCTGAGGTCATGAAGCACCCGGCACGCCATGTGGTGGTGACGGGTGGAGAGCCGATGGTGGCCAAGGACATCCGCGAATTTTTGACCCGTCTGCACCAGGCCGGGAAACACATCACCGTGGAAACCGCAGGCACCGTTTCCCCTGCGGACCTGCATGTGGACCTCGCCTCCATCAGCCCCAAACTCGCGAATTCGACCCCCACGGTCGAAAAGGCGGGTCCGTGGGCCGCCCGCCATGAACAGACCCGCTTGCAGCCCGCCGTGCTGCGGGAATGGCTGGAGCAGGCCGTGGACTACCAGTTGAAATTTGTCATCTCCACCGAAGCCGATCTGGCCGAAGCGCAAGCAGTCGTAGCCAACATCGGCCTGCCAGTGCCCCCGGATAAAGTGCTGCTGATGCCTGAAGGCGTGAGCATGGAGGCCATGCGCAGCCGCTACGATTTGCTCGTCCATGCCTGCCTCACCCACGGCTACCGCCTGAGCCCGCGCCTGCACATCGAACTTTTCGGCAATACGCGCGGTACGTAA
- a CDS encoding NlpC/P60 family protein: protein MVSFSIFTSLAFFWHITYSHLMPPRCLFVIFALTAVLSSCSPSPKTWDYEYSRGKTAVIVGGKAVPPAGLPPAVMRAISAGNEIAGKPYKYGGGHRSFEDTGYDCSGTVSYVLHGAGLLKSPGTSSSLRSYGKAGEGKHITVYSRDGHTFIIVAGLRLDTGYNGERKGPRWSVKSRPIKGYLARHPPGL from the coding sequence GTGGTTTCCTTCTCCATCTTCACCAGCCTTGCCTTCTTTTGGCACATCACCTATTCTCACCTGATGCCTCCCCGCTGTCTTTTTGTCATCTTTGCGCTCACCGCTGTTCTCAGCAGTTGTTCACCTAGCCCAAAGACCTGGGATTACGAGTATAGCCGGGGCAAGACGGCGGTCATTGTGGGGGGAAAGGCGGTGCCTCCGGCTGGACTCCCTCCTGCTGTTATGCGGGCCATCAGCGCGGGGAATGAGATTGCTGGGAAGCCTTATAAATACGGGGGCGGACACCGGTCCTTTGAGGACACTGGCTATGACTGCTCCGGCACCGTCTCATACGTTCTCCACGGGGCGGGTTTGCTGAAGAGCCCCGGCACATCCAGCAGCTTGCGCAGCTATGGGAAAGCGGGTGAGGGCAAACACATCACGGTCTATTCCCGTGATGGCCATACCTTCATCATTGTGGCGGGGCTGCGCCTGGATACCGGGTATAACGGTGAACGCAAAGGCCCCCGCTGGTCTGTGAAATCCCGACCTATTAAAGGTTATCTGGCACGTCATCCGCCGGGGTTGTAA
- a CDS encoding DUF58 domain-containing protein: protein MRPSTLTLRLVSAWALLGLAASIWGVLQVAWFGAGALLLITALVDFFTLPNKQRLSATRVLPGRFALGVKSAITLTLRHSMGRPLKVSVHDGLPPEALAEGMPWQGTLPPLEHVELTYDAHFTRRGAHTFSAAHLLVNSQLGLWRRLYRTGGSSETRCYPNYEPVVRFALLATANREEQMGIVKRRRNGATLDFHQLREYQDGDILSRVDWKATSRRQTLVSRDYEEQRNQSIILVPDCGRRMRAMDGELSQFDHCLNAMLLIAYIALKQGDEVGVTGFGGAQRWLKPVKGPPAMPSLLNHLYDYETTTEPSDFIEAAERVMALQKRRALIILMTNLRTEDTTHLMKAVGLLQKRHLVLVATLRESEMEARSQRPISSLDDALGYGALCHYEQQRAHLLQSLRANRIVTVDETAQNLPIALANQYLDLKASGRI from the coding sequence ATGCGTCCTTCCACTCTCACTCTTCGCCTCGTCTCCGCCTGGGCTCTGCTGGGACTGGCTGCGTCGATCTGGGGCGTCTTGCAGGTGGCTTGGTTCGGCGCAGGGGCGCTGTTGTTGATCACAGCACTGGTGGATTTTTTCACCCTGCCTAACAAACAGCGCCTGTCAGCCACACGCGTCCTTCCAGGCAGGTTTGCCCTGGGTGTCAAATCCGCCATCACCCTGACCCTGCGCCATTCCATGGGGCGGCCATTGAAAGTCTCCGTCCATGACGGTCTGCCGCCGGAGGCCCTGGCCGAGGGCATGCCCTGGCAGGGCACGCTGCCGCCACTGGAGCATGTGGAGCTGACCTACGATGCGCATTTCACCCGCCGCGGTGCGCACACCTTCAGCGCAGCCCATCTTTTGGTGAACTCCCAGTTAGGCCTGTGGCGGCGGCTTTACCGCACTGGCGGCAGCAGCGAGACTCGCTGCTATCCGAATTACGAGCCTGTGGTACGCTTCGCCCTGTTGGCGACGGCCAATCGCGAGGAGCAGATGGGCATCGTGAAACGGAGGCGCAACGGAGCCACTCTGGATTTCCACCAGCTTCGCGAATATCAGGACGGCGACATCCTGTCCCGTGTGGACTGGAAGGCCACCTCCCGCCGCCAGACCCTGGTGAGCCGTGACTATGAGGAGCAGCGCAACCAAAGCATCATCCTGGTGCCTGACTGCGGCCGCCGCATGCGCGCCATGGACGGGGAACTGAGCCAGTTTGACCATTGTTTAAACGCCATGCTGCTCATCGCCTACATCGCGCTGAAGCAGGGAGATGAAGTCGGCGTCACCGGTTTTGGCGGTGCTCAGAGATGGCTCAAACCGGTCAAAGGCCCGCCAGCGATGCCGAGCCTGCTGAACCATTTGTATGACTACGAAACCACCACGGAGCCCAGCGATTTCATCGAAGCCGCCGAGCGTGTGATGGCCCTGCAAAAACGCCGCGCCCTGATCATCCTGATGACCAACCTGCGCACGGAGGACACCACACACCTGATGAAGGCCGTGGGCCTGCTGCAAAAAAGACACCTGGTGCTCGTGGCCACCCTGCGGGAATCCGAAATGGAAGCCCGCAGTCAGCGGCCCATCTCCAGCCTGGATGATGCCCTCGGCTACGGTGCCCTGTGCCACTACGAGCAGCAACGCGCGCACCTGCTGCAATCCCTGCGTGCCAACCGCATCGTCACCGTGGATGAAACCGCGCAAAATCTGCCTATTGCCCTGGCCAATCAGTATCTGGATTTAAAAGCCTCCGGACGGATCTAA
- a CDS encoding AAA family ATPase translates to MNDIAPDSAYSPPPQLPAYTAPPPPQSPVYSAPPELPVYKPEPEAQHYAPPPAAALTSVHYLKQIRAAVEQVFIGQTEVIQQVLAALLAGGHVLLEGKPGLGKTHLVLALARTFGAEFRRIQFTPDLMPSDVTGHTLYDLGSQSFRVRQGPVFTQLLLADEINRAPAKTQSALLEVMQEAQVTIDGETYSLSLPFMTFATQNPIEQEGTYPLPEAQLDRFLLKILIDYPGMQQEAAIVKSVSSAAGGRGLRPELVQPVCTTEDILQAQKETAEVEAVDSVVTYAVNLTRATRHHGAIALGAGTRGAISLVRVAKAYALLEGRRFITPGDVKRAALPVLRHRISLTPEVAISGQTVDQVLDSVIRSVEAPRA, encoded by the coding sequence ATGAATGACATTGCCCCGGACTCTGCATATTCTCCGCCCCCTCAGCTACCCGCTTATACAGCCCCACCGCCTCCGCAGTCCCCTGTTTATTCGGCACCGCCTGAGCTTCCGGTTTATAAGCCAGAGCCTGAGGCGCAGCATTATGCCCCGCCACCTGCGGCAGCCCTGACATCGGTTCATTATCTGAAGCAGATCCGCGCGGCGGTGGAGCAGGTCTTCATCGGCCAGACGGAGGTCATTCAGCAGGTGCTGGCGGCCCTGCTCGCAGGCGGTCACGTGCTGCTGGAGGGCAAACCAGGCCTGGGCAAAACCCATCTGGTGCTGGCACTGGCCCGCACCTTTGGCGCGGAATTCCGCCGTATCCAGTTCACCCCGGACCTGATGCCTTCGGATGTCACAGGACACACACTTTATGACCTCGGCAGCCAGAGCTTCCGAGTGCGCCAGGGACCGGTCTTCACTCAATTGCTCCTGGCAGATGAAATCAATCGCGCGCCTGCCAAGACACAGTCCGCCCTGCTGGAAGTCATGCAGGAAGCGCAGGTAACCATTGATGGCGAGACTTACTCGCTGTCTCTGCCCTTCATGACCTTCGCCACGCAGAATCCCATCGAGCAGGAGGGCACCTATCCTCTGCCCGAGGCCCAGCTGGACCGTTTCCTGCTGAAGATCCTCATTGATTACCCCGGCATGCAGCAGGAGGCCGCCATTGTTAAATCCGTGTCGTCCGCCGCCGGTGGGCGCGGCCTGAGACCTGAGCTGGTACAGCCCGTGTGCACCACGGAGGACATCCTCCAGGCGCAAAAAGAAACCGCTGAAGTGGAAGCGGTGGACAGTGTGGTCACCTACGCGGTGAACCTCACCCGCGCCACCCGTCACCACGGAGCCATCGCCCTCGGTGCTGGCACACGCGGAGCCATCAGCCTCGTGCGTGTGGCCAAGGCCTATGCCCTGCTGGAAGGCCGTCGTTTCATCACCCCCGGTGATGTCAAACGCGCCGCCCTGCCTGTGCTCCGTCATCGCATTTCATTGACGCCGGAAGTAGCCATCTCTGGCCAGACGGTGGACCAGGTGCTGGACAGTGTGATCCGCAGCGTGGAAGCGCCACGGGCTTGA